The proteins below are encoded in one region of Rhizobacter sp.:
- a CDS encoding alpha/beta hydrolase — protein sequence MNSQTKRVTIPGPAGAIECAIDEPTAAPTGVAVVCHPHPLHGGTMDNKVAQTLARAFVQLGMRAVRFNFRGVAGSQGQWDEGRGEVDDALAVIAAHRDAALPFVLAGFSFGGYVAAEAAHRLPSEAKPKWLALMAPSTQKQQVPPVPEGTLVVHGEADDVVPLSATLDWARPQALPVVVVPGAGHFFHGQLTLLKNLVVRHGS from the coding sequence ATGAACTCGCAGACGAAGCGGGTGACGATCCCCGGCCCGGCCGGCGCGATCGAATGTGCCATCGACGAGCCCACGGCGGCGCCGACGGGCGTCGCGGTGGTGTGCCACCCGCACCCGCTGCATGGCGGCACGATGGACAACAAGGTCGCGCAAACGCTCGCCCGCGCCTTCGTGCAGCTCGGCATGCGTGCGGTGCGCTTCAACTTCCGCGGCGTTGCCGGCTCGCAAGGTCAGTGGGACGAAGGCCGCGGTGAGGTCGACGATGCGCTGGCGGTGATCGCCGCCCACCGCGATGCGGCGCTGCCCTTCGTGCTGGCCGGCTTCTCGTTCGGCGGTTACGTGGCAGCCGAGGCCGCACACCGCTTGCCGTCCGAGGCCAAGCCCAAGTGGCTGGCCCTGATGGCTCCGTCGACGCAGAAGCAACAGGTGCCTCCCGTACCGGAAGGCACGCTCGTCGTGCATGGCGAGGCCGACGACGTGGTGCCGCTCTCGGCCACGCTCGACTGGGCCCGACCGCAGGCGTTGCCGGTGGTCGTCGTCCCGGGCGCCGGGCATTTTTTTCATGGGCAACTCACGCTGCTCAAGAACTTGGTGGTGCGGCACGGCTCATAA
- a CDS encoding VanZ family protein yields the protein MPPRHRSSAAPLAWLYAALIVYASLSPFTGWKQPAGVPLLGFGHMPWQPYWTWFDVVSNLLGYVPLGALLFGAQVRGGRPVGWSALNTVLAGALLSLCMESLQNWLPKRVPSVADWLLNSGGMLLGVLIAMAVRALGGVDRWQELRDRWFIHRSAGGIALLLLWPVGLLFPTAVPFGLGQGVLRLREVVAGWLDGTPWAGWVTEGLHADELLTPLSRGSEWLAIVLGFLAPTFIAFSIMRPGWRRLAHVPAALALGLAATTLSTAMNFGPQHAWAWVTPAVVPALVVASVLALALAFAPPRGVAAFGLVALTMLVALVNQAPTDPYYAESLQAWEQGRFIRFHGLAQWVGWLWPFAGLVYLLARVVVRDEAS from the coding sequence ATGCCGCCGCGCCACCGCAGCTCCGCCGCGCCGCTGGCCTGGTTGTACGCGGCGCTGATCGTCTACGCGAGCCTGTCGCCCTTCACCGGCTGGAAGCAGCCAGCCGGCGTGCCGCTGCTGGGCTTCGGCCACATGCCGTGGCAGCCCTACTGGACGTGGTTCGACGTGGTCTCGAACCTGCTCGGCTACGTGCCGCTCGGGGCGCTGCTCTTCGGTGCCCAGGTGCGTGGCGGGCGGCCGGTCGGCTGGTCGGCGCTCAACACGGTGCTGGCGGGGGCCTTGCTCTCCTTGTGCATGGAGAGCCTGCAAAACTGGCTGCCCAAGCGCGTGCCGTCGGTCGCCGACTGGCTGCTGAACAGCGGCGGCATGCTGCTGGGCGTGCTGATCGCGATGGCCGTGCGCGCCCTCGGCGGGGTCGACCGCTGGCAGGAGCTGCGCGACCGATGGTTCATCCACCGCAGTGCAGGCGGCATCGCGTTGCTGCTCTTGTGGCCGGTGGGCCTGCTGTTCCCGACAGCGGTGCCCTTCGGCCTGGGGCAGGGCGTGCTGCGTCTGCGCGAGGTGGTGGCCGGCTGGCTGGACGGCACTCCGTGGGCCGGCTGGGTGACCGAGGGCCTGCACGCCGATGAACTGCTCACGCCGTTGTCGCGCGGCTCCGAATGGCTGGCCATCGTGCTGGGATTTCTCGCGCCGACCTTCATCGCCTTCAGCATCATGCGGCCCGGCTGGCGGCGGCTGGCCCACGTGCCGGCCGCGCTGGCGCTGGGGCTTGCGGCCACCACCTTGTCGACGGCGATGAACTTCGGCCCGCAGCACGCCTGGGCCTGGGTCACGCCCGCGGTGGTGCCGGCCCTGGTGGTGGCGAGCGTGCTGGCCCTGGCGCTCGCCTTCGCGCCACCGCGCGGCGTGGCGGCCTTCGGCCTGGTGGCGCTCACGATGCTCGTGGCGCTCGTCAACCAGGCGCCCACCGACCCCTACTACGCCGAGAGCCTGCAGGCCTGGGAGCAGGGCCGCTTCATCCGCTTCCACGGCCTCGCGCAGTGGGTGGGTTGGCTGTGGCCCTTCGCGGGACTCGTCTACCTGCTGGCCAGGGTCGTGGTGCGCGACGAGGCTTCCTAA
- the hemB gene encoding porphobilinogen synthase, with the protein MHTPPPFPASRPRRLRRDEFTRALVREHHVQVSDLILPVFVLPGKNKIQNVDSMPGVQRLSLDQLLPVADECVRLGIPVMALFPVIDPKNKSEDGAEATNPQGLVPKVVRELKKRFPELGILTDVALDPYTSHGQDGVRDESGYILNDETVKILSQQALVQAEAGVDIVAPSDMMDGRIGAIRQMLEKRGHIHTRIMAYSAKYASAFYGPFRDAVGSAGNLGKGNKKVYQMDPANTDEALREVALDIAEGADMVMVKPGMPYLDIVRRVKDEFRVPTFAYQVSGEYAMLQAAAINGWLDKDAVMMESLLAFKRAGADGVLTYFALDAARLLRQR; encoded by the coding sequence GTGCACACACCCCCACCTTTTCCCGCCAGCCGGCCGCGCAGACTGCGCCGCGACGAGTTCACCCGCGCGCTCGTGCGCGAGCACCATGTGCAGGTGAGCGACCTGATCCTTCCGGTCTTCGTGCTGCCCGGCAAGAACAAGATCCAGAACGTCGACTCCATGCCTGGCGTGCAACGCCTGAGCCTCGACCAGCTGCTGCCGGTGGCCGATGAATGCGTGCGGCTCGGTATCCCGGTGATGGCGCTCTTCCCCGTGATCGACCCGAAGAACAAGAGCGAAGACGGTGCCGAAGCGACCAACCCGCAGGGCCTCGTGCCCAAGGTCGTGCGTGAGCTGAAGAAGCGATTCCCCGAACTCGGCATCCTCACGGACGTGGCGCTCGACCCCTACACCTCGCACGGCCAGGACGGCGTGCGCGACGAGAGCGGCTACATCCTCAACGACGAGACCGTGAAGATCTTGAGCCAGCAGGCGCTGGTGCAGGCCGAAGCGGGCGTCGACATCGTGGCCCCGAGCGACATGATGGACGGCCGCATCGGCGCCATCCGCCAGATGCTCGAGAAGCGTGGCCACATCCACACGCGGATCATGGCCTACAGCGCCAAGTACGCGAGCGCCTTCTACGGCCCGTTCCGCGACGCCGTCGGCTCGGCCGGCAACCTCGGCAAGGGCAACAAGAAGGTCTACCAGATGGACCCGGCCAACACCGACGAAGCGCTGCGCGAAGTGGCGCTCGACATCGCCGAAGGCGCCGACATGGTGATGGTCAAACCCGGCATGCCCTACCTCGACATCGTGCGCCGCGTGAAAGACGAGTTCCGCGTGCCCACCTTCGCCTACCAGGTGAGCGGCGAATACGCGATGCTCCAGGCCGCGGCCATCAATGGCTGGCTCGACAAAGACGCGGTCATGATGGAAAGCCTGCTCGCCTTCAAGCGCGCCGGTGCCGACGGCGTCCTCACCTATTTCGCACTCGACGCCGCACGCCTGCTGCGCCAGCGCTGA
- the lipB gene encoding lipoyl(octanoyl) transferase LipB, which produces MAPGKITGWHALRGTIRDGCTGIAPAPTCFVRTPDNPGVSDIAPASDLLRGHATTGPLVRLRGRVDYVATVDEMRSFTEARGPDTPDEIWLCEHPPVYTQGIAGKAEHVLVPGEVPVVQTNRGGQVTYHGPGQVVAYPLIDLKRLNIFVKEYVYRLEHCVLKTLESFGVTGHRVAGAPGIYVNLADPFGHAALTGPSARPFDGLGKIAALGIKVSRHCTYHGVALNVAMDLSPFSSINPCGYAGLATVDLATLGVHTDWHTVATRLGDKLAAHLS; this is translated from the coding sequence ATGGCACCCGGCAAGATCACCGGATGGCATGCGTTACGCGGCACGATTCGTGATGGATGCACGGGAATCGCGCCGGCCCCGACATGTTTTGTGCGGACCCCCGACAATCCGGGGGTGTCAGATATCGCCCCCGCCTCCGACCTACTCCGCGGCCATGCGACCACCGGGCCCCTCGTGCGTCTGCGTGGCCGTGTGGACTACGTGGCAACCGTCGACGAGATGCGTAGCTTCACCGAGGCACGCGGCCCCGACACCCCGGACGAGATCTGGCTCTGCGAGCACCCACCCGTCTACACGCAGGGCATCGCCGGCAAGGCCGAGCACGTGCTGGTGCCGGGCGAAGTGCCGGTGGTGCAGACGAATCGCGGCGGCCAGGTCACGTACCACGGCCCGGGGCAGGTGGTGGCCTATCCGCTGATCGACCTCAAGCGCCTGAACATCTTCGTCAAGGAATACGTCTACCGGCTGGAGCATTGCGTGCTCAAGACGCTGGAAAGTTTTGGCGTCACTGGCCACCGCGTGGCCGGCGCGCCCGGCATCTACGTGAACCTCGCCGACCCCTTCGGCCATGCCGCGCTCACCGGCCCGAGTGCACGCCCGTTCGACGGGCTGGGCAAGATCGCCGCGCTTGGCATCAAGGTGAGCCGCCACTGCACGTACCACGGTGTGGCGCTCAACGTGGCGATGGATCTGTCGCCCTTCTCAAGCATCAACCCTTGCGGTTACGCAGGGCTGGCGACAGTCGACCTCGCTACACTGGGCGTCCACACCGACTGGCACACCGTGGCCACCCGACTGGGTGACAAGCTCGCGGCCCATCTGAGCTGA
- a CDS encoding CopD family protein, producing the protein MSSLYLWVKAFHIVFVASWFAGLFYLPRIFVNLAMVPADSHAERERLLLMARKLYRFASFLMVPAVALGLWLWLGFGVTGGWMHAKLFFVVLVLGYHHACRSLLRKFESFANTRSERWFRVFNEVSVLLFIAVVVLVVVKPF; encoded by the coding sequence ATGAGCAGCTTGTACTTGTGGGTCAAGGCCTTCCATATTGTTTTCGTCGCGAGCTGGTTCGCCGGCCTCTTCTACCTGCCGCGGATCTTCGTCAACCTGGCGATGGTGCCGGCCGACAGCCATGCCGAGCGTGAGCGCCTGCTGCTGATGGCGCGCAAGCTCTACCGTTTTGCGAGCTTCCTGATGGTGCCCGCGGTGGCGCTCGGCCTGTGGTTGTGGCTTGGCTTCGGCGTGACGGGCGGCTGGATGCACGCGAAGCTCTTCTTCGTCGTGCTGGTGCTCGGCTACCACCATGCGTGCCGTTCGCTGCTGCGCAAGTTCGAGTCGTTTGCCAACACGCGCAGCGAGCGCTGGTTCCGTGTCTTCAACGAGGTCTCGGTGCTGTTGTTCATCGCGGTCGTCGTGCTCGTGGTGGTCAAGCCGTTCTGA
- a CDS encoding D-amino acid aminotransferase, translated as MAVIPEIVCYLNGEFLPLREAKVSVLDRGFLFGDGIYEVLPVYGRRLFRFEEHMARLGRNLAKVRIANPHTAVRWLELCRELVAAQPDDDQALYLQVTRGVAPRHHVMPVDVAPTVFMMSQPLVQPSADERHRGVACVTARDFRWERGDLKSISLLGNVLARQMSADHGAAETILLRDGFLTEASASNVWVVHEGAVLGPPKSEHVLEGIRYELIRELCEEEGIAFNLRPIAEADLLSADEVMLSSAAKEVLPVTSIDGQPVGHGALRGKPGPVYARLYEAYQRAKKAQSL; from the coding sequence ATGGCTGTGATCCCTGAGATCGTGTGTTACCTCAACGGCGAGTTCCTGCCGCTGCGCGAGGCGAAGGTCTCGGTGCTCGACCGGGGCTTCCTTTTCGGTGACGGCATCTACGAGGTGCTGCCGGTCTACGGACGGCGGCTCTTCCGCTTCGAGGAGCACATGGCCCGCCTCGGGCGCAACCTGGCGAAGGTGCGCATCGCGAACCCGCACACCGCGGTGCGCTGGCTCGAGCTGTGCCGCGAGCTCGTGGCGGCGCAGCCCGATGACGATCAGGCGCTCTACCTGCAGGTCACGCGGGGTGTGGCGCCGCGCCACCACGTGATGCCGGTCGACGTGGCGCCCACCGTCTTCATGATGAGCCAGCCGCTGGTGCAGCCGAGCGCCGACGAGCGCCACCGCGGCGTGGCCTGCGTCACCGCGCGCGACTTCCGCTGGGAGCGCGGCGACCTCAAGTCGATCTCGCTGCTGGGCAATGTGCTGGCGCGCCAGATGTCGGCCGACCACGGCGCGGCCGAGACCATCCTGCTGCGCGACGGTTTCCTCACCGAGGCCTCGGCCAGCAACGTGTGGGTGGTGCACGAAGGCGCGGTGCTCGGGCCGCCCAAGAGCGAGCATGTGCTGGAAGGCATCCGCTACGAGCTGATCCGCGAGTTGTGTGAGGAAGAAGGCATCGCCTTCAACCTGCGGCCCATCGCCGAGGCCGACCTGCTCTCGGCCGACGAGGTGATGCTCAGCTCGGCGGCCAAGGAAGTGCTGCCCGTGACCTCGATCGACGGCCAGCCCGTCGGCCACGGCGCGTTGCGCGGCAAGCCCGGCCCCGTCTATGCACGTCTCTACGAGGCCTACCAGCGCGCCAAGAAAGCGCAGTCCCTATGA
- a CDS encoding DUF4331 domain-containing protein, with product MRLSLFKTAPLAAAAVLAVCGIGATHASSHREAPFITTSPKVDGTDFYMFRSYEAGRAAYTTLIANYMPLQDAYGGPNYFSMDPNALYEIHIDNDGDAREDLTFQFRFRNKLRDTIGKTLTVGGEEVAIPLIQFGPVGNVQDANLNLSESFTLTVVRGDRRRGNAQAVTNYVNGSSVFDKPVDNIGVKTIPDYAAYAGRHVYTINIPGCSAPGKVFVGQRKDPFAVNLGTIFDLVNAPVNVITNRQFANAAPNTIDDKNITSLALEVPTACLTQGSEPVIGGWTTASLRQARLLDPTPRAGHQTTEKTGGAWTQVSRLGMPLVNEVVIGLKDKDRFNSAKPKDDGQFLTYVTKPTLPKLLEVALATPNIAPTNYPRTDLVTTFLTGIAGVNQPRNAVASEMLRLNTTTTPVPLASQNTLGVVGNLLAGGNDMAGYPNGRRPNDDVVDISLIAMMGGLCVANGDMNTLGFGAACRPSAVPLGATAFQLHDAVDQSRATLLPGFPYLATPIGGTQ from the coding sequence ATGCGACTCTCTCTCTTCAAGACCGCGCCCCTCGCGGCCGCCGCCGTGCTGGCGGTGTGCGGCATCGGCGCCACCCACGCCTCCAGCCACCGCGAAGCGCCCTTCATCACCACCTCGCCCAAGGTGGACGGGACCGATTTCTACATGTTCCGCAGCTACGAAGCCGGCCGCGCCGCGTACACGACGCTGATCGCCAACTACATGCCGCTGCAAGACGCCTACGGCGGCCCCAACTATTTCTCGATGGACCCGAACGCGCTGTACGAGATCCACATCGACAACGACGGCGATGCGCGCGAAGACCTCACCTTCCAATTCCGCTTCAGGAACAAGCTGCGCGACACCATCGGCAAGACGCTCACCGTGGGCGGCGAGGAAGTGGCGATCCCGCTGATCCAGTTCGGCCCGGTCGGCAACGTGCAGGACGCCAACCTCAACCTGAGCGAAAGCTTCACGCTCACCGTCGTGCGCGGCGACCGCCGTCGCGGCAACGCGCAGGCCGTGACGAACTACGTGAACGGCTCGTCCGTCTTCGACAAGCCGGTCGACAACATTGGCGTGAAGACGATCCCCGACTACGCCGCGTATGCGGGCCGCCACGTCTACACCATCAACATCCCCGGCTGCAGCGCGCCCGGCAAGGTGTTCGTGGGCCAGCGCAAGGACCCGTTCGCCGTCAACCTGGGCACCATCTTCGACCTGGTGAACGCGCCGGTGAACGTGATCACCAACCGCCAGTTCGCCAACGCCGCGCCCAACACCATCGACGACAAGAACATCACCTCGCTCGCGCTCGAAGTGCCCACCGCCTGCCTCACGCAAGGCAGCGAGCCAGTGATCGGCGGCTGGACGACCGCGAGCCTGCGCCAGGCCCGCCTGCTCGACCCGACGCCACGCGCCGGCCACCAGACCACCGAGAAGACCGGCGGCGCGTGGACGCAGGTCTCGCGCCTGGGCATGCCGCTCGTGAACGAAGTCGTGATCGGCCTCAAGGACAAGGACCGCTTCAACAGCGCCAAGCCGAAGGACGACGGCCAGTTCCTCACCTACGTGACCAAGCCCACGCTGCCCAAGCTGCTGGAAGTGGCGCTCGCCACCCCCAACATCGCGCCGACCAACTACCCGCGCACGGACCTCGTCACCACCTTCCTCACCGGCATCGCCGGCGTGAACCAGCCGCGCAACGCGGTGGCCTCGGAGATGCTGCGCCTGAACACCACCACGACGCCGGTGCCGCTGGCCAGCCAGAACACGCTGGGCGTGGTGGGCAACCTGCTTGCAGGCGGCAACGACATGGCCGGCTACCCCAACGGCCGGCGCCCGAACGACGACGTGGTCGACATCTCGCTGATCGCGATGATGGGCGGGCTGTGCGTGGCCAACGGCGACATGAACACGCTCGGCTTCGGCGCGGCCTGCCGCCCCTCGGCCGTGCCGCTGGGCGCCACCGCCTTCCAGCTGCACGACGCGGTCGACCAGTCGCGCGCCACGCTGCTGCCCGGCTTCCCCTACCTCGCGACGCCCATTGGCGGTACGCAGTGA
- a CDS encoding iron-containing alcohol dehydrogenase — protein MSDLPQRGVYKIQAQERIVFGEPAGEAVAAEVQRLGAKRVLLVSSASLARLDDGPLQQVQRALGERCADSFTTMRAHSPREDVIAAANAARAARADLLVAVGGGSSIDGTKAVLACLWHGLDTPEAMAPFLAEGTAARPLEAPPNPIRMLSVSTTLSAADFTSRAGVTDSATRAKQGFGHALLVPQVAVLDPQATLHTPLPLLLSTGIRAVDHAVESHCAPRAHTMASMHALEGLRLLSRALPAIHRDPASLAARAEAQLGMWQAMWGSSTGGGTGASHGIGYALGAGFDIPHGETSCVMLAPVLRFNEPANADRQAALLKAMESPLPTAADAIAALVRGLGLPTSLQALGLKREHLDGLARRSLAYPPVRANPRPIRSESEVREILELAWQGLAPVA, from the coding sequence GTGAGCGACCTGCCCCAGCGCGGGGTCTACAAGATCCAGGCGCAGGAGCGCATCGTCTTCGGCGAGCCGGCCGGCGAGGCGGTCGCCGCCGAAGTGCAGCGGCTGGGGGCGAAGCGGGTGTTACTCGTCAGCAGCGCGTCGCTGGCGCGGCTGGACGATGGCCCGCTGCAGCAGGTGCAGCGCGCGCTCGGCGAACGTTGCGCGGATTCGTTCACCACCATGCGCGCCCACAGCCCGCGCGAAGACGTGATCGCGGCGGCGAACGCCGCGCGGGCCGCGCGTGCCGACCTGCTGGTGGCCGTGGGCGGTGGGTCCTCGATCGACGGGACCAAGGCGGTGCTCGCCTGCCTGTGGCACGGGCTCGACACGCCCGAGGCGATGGCGCCCTTTCTCGCCGAAGGCACCGCCGCGCGGCCGCTCGAAGCGCCGCCAAACCCGATCCGCATGCTCTCGGTGTCGACCACGCTCTCCGCGGCCGACTTCACCTCGCGTGCCGGCGTGACCGACAGCGCCACGCGTGCCAAGCAGGGCTTCGGCCATGCGCTGCTGGTGCCGCAGGTGGCGGTGCTCGACCCGCAGGCCACGCTGCACACGCCGCTGCCGCTGCTGCTGTCGACCGGCATCCGCGCGGTCGACCATGCGGTCGAGAGCCACTGCGCGCCACGGGCCCACACGATGGCGTCGATGCACGCACTCGAAGGCTTGCGGCTGCTGTCGCGCGCCTTGCCGGCCATCCACCGCGATCCGGCATCGCTGGCCGCGCGCGCCGAAGCGCAGCTCGGCATGTGGCAGGCGATGTGGGGCTCGTCGACCGGCGGTGGCACCGGCGCGAGCCACGGCATCGGCTATGCGCTGGGCGCGGGCTTCGACATCCCCCACGGCGAAACTTCGTGCGTCATGCTCGCCCCGGTGCTGCGCTTCAACGAGCCGGCCAACGCCGACCGGCAGGCGGCCTTGCTGAAGGCGATGGAGAGCCCCTTGCCGACGGCCGCCGATGCCATCGCCGCGCTGGTGCGCGGCCTCGGCCTGCCGACTTCGCTGCAGGCGCTGGGCCTGAAGCGCGAGCACCTCGATGGGCTCGCGCGGCGTTCGCTCGCCTACCCGCCGGTGCGCGCGAATCCACGGCCCATCCGCAGCGAGTCCGAGGTGCGGGAGATCCTCGAACTCGCCTGGCAGGGGCTTGCGCCGGTCGCCTAG
- a CDS encoding D-alanyl-D-alanine carboxypeptidase, whose translation MKKFIAFLFALASTFASSLAQAQMPTPPEVAARSFILVDITTGQTLAEREADAPSDPASLTKLMTAYLVFAALREHKLQLDQVLPVSVRAWQERKGGGSLMFIEPRSQPKVSDLLRGLIVNSGNDAAVVLAEGVGGTVENFVAMMNRQAQAWNLKNTTFKNAPGLTEAGHKSSARDMAVIASHIIQDFPEHYPLYSIKKYRFEGSPATNENNRNVLLLRDPSVDGMKTGYTEAAGYCMVISAQRDFPNLAANGAGGGKRRLLSVVMGTASMEARANESQKLLNWGFQAFDTVRLFEADKALATVPVWKGKANEARLGSTGGVFVSVPKGEGAKLQTKIERTDPLVAPLAQGQRVGTVKVTTPAGALVAERPLVVLNAVEQAGILGRAWDAVRLWIK comes from the coding sequence ATGAAAAAGTTCATCGCTTTCCTGTTCGCGCTCGCCTCGACGTTTGCCAGTTCGCTGGCCCAGGCCCAGATGCCCACGCCCCCCGAAGTGGCCGCGCGCAGCTTCATCCTTGTCGACATCACCACCGGCCAGACGCTGGCCGAGCGCGAGGCCGACGCACCCTCCGACCCGGCTTCCCTCACCAAGCTGATGACGGCCTACCTCGTGTTCGCCGCGCTGCGCGAGCACAAGCTGCAGCTTGATCAGGTGCTGCCTGTCTCGGTGCGCGCCTGGCAAGAGCGCAAGGGCGGCGGCTCGCTGATGTTCATCGAGCCGCGCAGCCAGCCCAAGGTGTCTGACCTGTTGCGTGGCCTGATCGTCAACTCGGGCAACGACGCAGCCGTGGTGCTGGCCGAAGGCGTGGGCGGCACGGTCGAGAACTTCGTCGCCATGATGAACCGCCAGGCCCAGGCCTGGAATCTCAAGAACACCACCTTCAAGAACGCCCCCGGCCTCACCGAAGCCGGCCACAAGAGCAGCGCGCGCGACATGGCGGTGATCGCCTCGCACATCATTCAAGACTTCCCCGAGCACTACCCGCTGTACTCCATCAAGAAGTACCGCTTCGAAGGCTCGCCCGCCACCAACGAGAACAACCGCAACGTGCTGCTGCTGCGCGACCCGAGCGTCGACGGCATGAAGACCGGCTACACCGAAGCCGCCGGCTACTGCATGGTGATCTCGGCGCAGCGCGACTTCCCCAACCTCGCCGCCAACGGCGCCGGCGGCGGCAAGCGCCGCCTGCTCAGCGTGGTGATGGGCACCGCCTCGATGGAGGCCCGTGCCAACGAAAGCCAGAAACTCCTCAACTGGGGCTTCCAGGCCTTCGATACCGTGCGCCTCTTCGAGGCCGACAAGGCGCTCGCCACCGTGCCGGTGTGGAAGGGCAAGGCCAACGAAGCGCGCCTGGGCAGCACGGGCGGCGTGTTCGTGAGCGTGCCCAAGGGCGAAGGCGCCAAGCTGCAGACGAAGATCGAGCGCACCGACCCGCTGGTGGCGCCGCTCGCGCAGGGCCAGCGTGTGGGCACCGTCAAGGTCACCACCCCCGCGGGGGCCCTGGTGGCCGAGCGGCCGCTGGTGGTGCTGAACGCCGTCGAGCAAGCCGGGATCCTGGGTCGGGCATGGGATGCGGTCCGGCTGTGGATCAAGTAA
- a CDS encoding (2Fe-2S) ferredoxin domain-containing protein, with amino-acid sequence MTYFKRHIFFCLNQRDNGEDCCADHNAKAGFDHCKSRVKAEKLAGPGGVRVNKAGCMDRCAGGPVAVVYPEAVWYTYVDESDIDEIVESHLKNGVVVDRLVLPDSVGR; translated from the coding sequence ATGACCTATTTCAAACGCCACATCTTCTTTTGCCTCAACCAGCGCGACAACGGTGAAGACTGCTGCGCCGATCACAACGCGAAGGCGGGCTTCGACCACTGCAAGTCGCGCGTGAAGGCCGAGAAGCTCGCCGGCCCCGGCGGCGTGCGTGTCAACAAGGCCGGCTGCATGGACCGCTGCGCCGGTGGCCCGGTGGCCGTGGTCTACCCCGAGGCCGTCTGGTACACCTACGTCGACGAGAGCGACATCGACGAGATCGTCGAATCGCACCTGAAGAACGGCGTCGTGGTCGACCGCCTCGTGCTGCCGGACTCCGTCGGCCGATGA
- a CDS encoding DUF493 family protein encodes MKHISPEESLIEYPSKFPIKVMGENVDGFVHAVTLVAKNFDPDFDATTVEMRPSSGGKYLGVTITITATSREQLDELYRTLTTHPMVKVVL; translated from the coding sequence ATGAAACACATTTCGCCCGAAGAATCGCTGATCGAGTACCCGTCGAAATTTCCCATCAAGGTGATGGGCGAGAACGTCGACGGCTTCGTGCACGCCGTCACCCTGGTCGCGAAGAACTTCGACCCCGATTTCGATGCCACCACGGTGGAGATGCGCCCGAGCAGCGGCGGCAAGTACCTCGGCGTGACCATCACCATCACCGCCACCAGCCGCGAGCAGCTCGACGAGCTGTACCGCACGCTCACCACGCACCCGATGGTCAAGGTGGTCTTGTGA
- the lipA gene encoding lipoyl synthase, with protein MSTDKVVHTAQDAASYDATAKQKSQAKTARIPIKIVPAEQLKKPDWIRVKAGSHNTRFYEIKQILREHKLHTVCEEASCPNIGECFGGGTATFMIMGDKCTRRCPFCDVGHGRPDPLDQDEPLNLAKTIAALKLNYVVITSVDRDDLRDGGAAHFVGCIQRVRELSPKTRIEILTPDFRGRMDRALEILKAAPPDVMNHNLETAPRLYKEARPGSDYAYSLNLLKRFKEFAPHVPTKSGLMVGLGETDEEILQVMRDMREHDIDMLTIGQYLAPSGHHLPVRRYVHPDTFKMYEAEAIKMGFTHAAVGALVRSSYHADQQAHQAGVDIPA; from the coding sequence ATGTCCACCGACAAGGTCGTCCACACCGCCCAAGACGCGGCCTCCTACGACGCCACCGCCAAGCAGAAGTCGCAGGCCAAGACCGCACGCATCCCGATCAAGATCGTGCCGGCCGAGCAGCTGAAGAAGCCCGACTGGATCCGCGTGAAGGCGGGCTCGCACAACACGCGCTTCTACGAGATCAAGCAGATCCTGCGCGAGCACAAGCTGCACACGGTGTGCGAAGAAGCCTCGTGCCCCAACATCGGCGAATGCTTCGGCGGGGGCACCGCGACCTTCATGATCATGGGCGACAAGTGCACCCGTCGCTGCCCCTTCTGCGACGTGGGCCACGGCCGCCCCGACCCGCTCGACCAGGACGAGCCGCTCAATCTCGCGAAGACCATCGCCGCCCTCAAGCTCAACTACGTGGTGATCACGAGCGTCGACCGCGACGACCTGCGCGACGGGGGCGCCGCCCACTTCGTCGGGTGCATCCAGCGTGTGCGCGAGCTCTCCCCCAAGACGCGCATCGAGATCCTCACGCCCGACTTCCGCGGCCGCATGGACCGCGCGCTCGAAATCCTGAAGGCCGCGCCGCCCGATGTGATGAACCACAACCTCGAGACCGCGCCGCGCCTCTACAAGGAAGCGCGCCCGGGCTCCGACTACGCCTACTCGCTCAACCTGCTCAAGCGCTTCAAGGAGTTTGCGCCGCACGTGCCGACCAAGAGCGGCCTCATGGTCGGCCTCGGCGAGACCGACGAAGAGATCCTGCAGGTGATGCGCGACATGCGCGAGCACGACATCGACATGCTCACCATCGGCCAGTACCTCGCCCCCTCGGGCCACCACCTGCCGGTGCGCCGCTACGTGCACCCCGACACTTTCAAGATGTACGAGGCCGAGGCGATCAAGATGGGCTTCACGCACGCCGCCGTCGGCGCGCTGGTGCGCAGCTCGTACCACGCCGACCAGCAGGCGCATCAGGCCGGGGTCGACATCCCTGCCTGA